A genomic window from Yoonia rosea includes:
- a CDS encoding alanine/glycine:cation symporter family protein, with protein MKNFKAFIVALIAALAVAVPAQAQDAAVSLDARVNEAFANATGWFVNFIFMSIPGTNFPWIVMWLVIGATVFTIYFAAVQFRFFGHAIALVKGDYSDPNDAGEVSHFQALATALSGTVGLGNIAGVAVAVGIGGPGATFWMILAGLLGMASKFTECTLGVKYRNEYPDGTVSGGPMYYISKGFDELGLPGGKILAVLFSVFCILGALGGGNMFQANQAHAQITQITGDFPGWITGLVFAAVVFAVIVGGIRSIAKVTEKIVPFMGILYVGAAIVVLIVNYDMIGWAFGQIFAGAFTGLGVAGGFVGALIQGFKRAAFSNEAGVGSAAIAHSAVKTKEPITEGFVSLLEPLIDTVVICTMTALVIIISQQLIIDQATGNYMLNEAGTAIATIDGNSGVALTSAAFGSAISWFPYVLALAVILFAFSTMISWSYYGLKAWTYLFGEGKTTELVFKIIFCIFIVIGAAASLGPVIDFSDAAIFAMAVVNIFCLYFLMKVVRKELNSYSARLKSGEIKKFTH; from the coding sequence ATGAAAAATTTCAAAGCTTTTATAGTGGCACTGATTGCCGCATTGGCTGTTGCGGTTCCCGCACAGGCACAAGACGCAGCCGTTTCTCTTGATGCGCGCGTGAACGAGGCGTTTGCGAACGCCACGGGTTGGTTCGTTAACTTCATCTTCATGTCGATCCCCGGAACAAACTTTCCCTGGATCGTCATGTGGTTGGTGATTGGTGCCACGGTTTTCACAATCTACTTTGCCGCCGTGCAATTCCGGTTCTTCGGCCACGCCATCGCGCTGGTAAAGGGCGACTACTCCGACCCCAACGATGCGGGTGAAGTCAGCCACTTTCAGGCACTCGCAACCGCGCTGTCCGGGACTGTCGGACTTGGGAACATCGCCGGTGTTGCCGTGGCCGTCGGCATCGGTGGTCCGGGGGCGACATTCTGGATGATCCTTGCGGGTCTGCTGGGCATGGCGTCCAAGTTCACCGAATGTACGCTGGGCGTGAAATACCGCAACGAATACCCTGATGGCACCGTGTCAGGTGGTCCGATGTATTACATCTCCAAGGGTTTTGACGAACTGGGCCTGCCAGGTGGTAAAATCCTCGCTGTGCTTTTCTCGGTCTTCTGTATCCTTGGCGCTTTGGGTGGCGGCAACATGTTCCAGGCCAATCAGGCCCATGCGCAGATCACGCAGATCACAGGTGACTTCCCCGGTTGGATTACCGGTCTGGTCTTTGCGGCTGTGGTTTTTGCAGTCATCGTTGGCGGGATCAGGTCCATCGCAAAGGTGACAGAAAAGATCGTTCCCTTCATGGGTATCCTTTACGTCGGCGCGGCAATTGTTGTGCTGATCGTCAATTATGACATGATCGGATGGGCCTTTGGACAGATCTTTGCGGGTGCCTTTACCGGCCTTGGTGTTGCTGGCGGTTTCGTTGGCGCGCTGATCCAAGGTTTCAAGCGCGCGGCGTTTTCGAACGAAGCAGGCGTGGGTTCTGCGGCGATTGCCCACTCTGCGGTGAAAACCAAAGAGCCAATCACCGAAGGGTTCGTCTCCTTGCTTGAGCCACTGATCGATACGGTCGTGATTTGTACAATGACCGCCTTGGTCATCATCATTTCGCAGCAGCTGATCATTGATCAGGCGACAGGCAACTACATGCTGAACGAAGCTGGCACAGCGATTGCGACGATTGATGGCAACAGCGGTGTTGCACTGACATCCGCCGCCTTCGGCTCTGCCATCAGCTGGTTCCCCTATGTTCTGGCTCTGGCCGTGATCCTGTTCGCCTTCTCGACCATGATCTCGTGGTCCTACTATGGTTTGAAAGCCTGGACCTACCTCTTCGGCGAAGGCAAAACCACAGAGCTGGTCTTCAAGATCATCTTCTGCATCTTCATCGTGATCGGCGCAGCCGCAAGCCTTGGCCCCGTGATCGACTTCTCGGATGCCGCGATCTTTGCCATGGCGGTGGTCAACATCTTCTGCCTCTACTTCCTGATGAAAGTGGTCCGCAAAGAGCTGAACTCTTACAGCGCCCGCCTAAAATCAGGCGAGATCAAGAAGTTCACGCACTAA
- a CDS encoding extracellular solute-binding protein encodes MKNFPATLTLIALTTPAFADVTISHGFSTFGDLKYGPEFTHFDYANPDAPQGGTMSQRQLFGTPTFDSLNTFIIKGDSAPEVGVHIYDSLMVRANDEPDALYGLIAETIEYPDDFSYVAFNMRPEARFHDGTPVTAADVVFTINALQTEGHPYYRNLLSDVTAVTAESATRVRFDLAPGAGSGLLGSVAELPVLPAHFYDTVDFAESWMDIPLGSGPYEVTTVDAPRTITFCKDPDYWGADLPVNVGRNNFDCFTYEYFVDDTVGLEAFAAGEYHMRVEYRSASWATGYDFPAAQRGWVQQLLIPDGRPANAQGIWFNMRNPVLQDIRVRQALEYAFNFEWTNETIFYGTYTRNDSFFENTDMQAIGIPEGAELALLEEFRDQLPPEIFTEPAHVPNPGGDRPRDRGDLRRAGALLEAAGWTVGDDGMRRNAAGEVLHLEFPDSSRSLERVMIPYTENLKALGIDVDFEVIDPSSWTQRRQAFDFDLSSTAWSVATTPGAELRAFYGSAAADAEGSNNLTGLADPVVDALIEKVVVASTREELTTAVRALDRVLRSKHIWVGGWNLGSHRVAVWDIFGIPETPAPYDFFRNVDFWWFDRDKYDALVAEGALDSGL; translated from the coding sequence ATGAAGAATTTCCCCGCCACGCTCACGCTGATCGCGCTCACGACACCCGCATTCGCCGATGTCACCATCAGCCACGGCTTTTCGACCTTCGGTGATCTGAAATACGGCCCCGAATTCACCCATTTCGACTATGCCAATCCAGACGCCCCCCAAGGCGGCACCATGAGCCAGCGGCAGCTTTTCGGCACCCCGACGTTTGACAGCCTGAATACCTTCATCATCAAGGGCGACAGCGCCCCCGAGGTCGGCGTCCATATCTATGACAGCCTGATGGTACGCGCGAACGACGAACCCGATGCGCTTTACGGGCTGATTGCGGAAACCATCGAATACCCCGATGATTTTTCCTATGTCGCCTTTAACATGCGCCCCGAGGCCCGTTTTCATGACGGCACCCCCGTCACCGCCGCCGATGTCGTGTTCACCATCAACGCGCTGCAAACCGAAGGGCACCCCTACTATCGCAACCTCTTGTCCGATGTGACCGCCGTGACCGCCGAAAGCGCGACCCGTGTCCGCTTTGATCTGGCCCCCGGTGCGGGAAGCGGCCTTTTGGGCAGTGTCGCGGAACTGCCCGTGCTGCCTGCACATTTCTATGACACAGTAGATTTTGCCGAAAGCTGGATGGATATCCCGCTCGGATCGGGCCCTTACGAGGTCACAACCGTGGATGCCCCGCGCACCATTACCTTTTGCAAAGACCCCGATTACTGGGGGGCGGACCTTCCCGTCAACGTGGGCCGCAACAACTTCGACTGCTTCACTTACGAATACTTCGTCGATGATACCGTCGGGCTCGAGGCCTTCGCCGCCGGTGAATACCATATGCGTGTCGAATACCGCTCGGCCTCTTGGGCGACAGGTTATGATTTTCCTGCAGCACAACGCGGCTGGGTCCAGCAACTCTTGATCCCCGATGGCCGCCCCGCCAATGCCCAAGGCATCTGGTTCAACATGCGCAATCCTGTTCTGCAAGACATCCGCGTACGCCAAGCCCTTGAATATGCGTTCAATTTCGAATGGACGAATGAGACGATTTTCTACGGCACCTATACCCGCAACGACAGTTTCTTTGAAAACACCGATATGCAGGCAATAGGCATTCCCGAAGGCGCGGAACTGGCCCTGCTAGAGGAATTCCGCGACCAGCTCCCCCCTGAAATCTTTACCGAACCTGCCCATGTGCCCAATCCCGGCGGTGATCGCCCGCGCGACCGTGGTGATCTGCGCAGGGCGGGCGCGCTTCTTGAGGCCGCGGGCTGGACCGTTGGCGATGACGGCATGCGCCGCAACGCGGCCGGAGAGGTTCTGCACCTTGAATTCCCCGACAGCAGCCGCAGTCTCGAACGGGTGATGATCCCCTATACCGAGAACCTCAAGGCGCTTGGTATTGATGTCGATTTTGAGGTCATCGATCCAAGCTCTTGGACACAGCGCAGGCAGGCGTTTGATTTCGACCTGTCCTCGACTGCGTGGTCCGTTGCCACGACACCCGGCGCAGAGTTGCGCGCCTTTTACGGGTCCGCCGCAGCTGACGCAGAAGGCAGCAACAACCTGACAGGCCTTGCCGATCCTGTGGTGGACGCGCTGATCGAAAAGGTCGTTGTCGCCAGCACCCGCGAAGAGCTCACCACCGCTGTGCGTGCACTTGACCGTGTCCTGCGGTCCAAACACATCTGGGTCGGCGGCTGGAACCTTGGATCGCACCGTGTGGCGGTCTGGGACATTTTCGGCATTCCAGAGACCCCAGCCCCTTATGATTTTTTCCGCAACGTCGATTTCTGGTGGTTTGATCGCGACAAATACGATGCATTGGTGGCTGAAGGGGCGCTCGACAGCGGCTTGTGA
- a CDS encoding bifunctional alpha/beta hydrolase/OsmC family protein, producing the protein MPTEKLTFTGHGGDTLAARLDLPNGPHLATALFAHCFTCSKDITAARRIAARLSSMGIAVLRFDFTGLGHSEGEFENTSFTSNVDDLIAADKALTARDMPPSLLIGHSLGGAAALKAAPMLTGIKAVVTIGAPFDPGHVTHHFVHAIPKIEDQGVAEVDLGGRPFRISKGFVEDISKANLKAAIGNLGAALLVLHAPRDATVGIANASDIFMAAKHPKSFVTLDSADHLITQAADAEYAADVIAVWAKHYLHLPEPAPQDAAPEGILRVSEADANGFLQDIQSGPHHLLADEPAKHGGSNKGLSPYGLVSAGLGACTSMTIRMYARRKGWPLTGVSVDISHAKEHAADAADPADRKVDHFERTIRLEGDLSEEQRIKLLEIADKCPVHRTLERSSTITTHLA; encoded by the coding sequence ATGCCAACCGAAAAGCTCACCTTCACCGGGCATGGTGGCGACACGCTTGCCGCACGCCTTGATCTGCCAAACGGGCCGCATCTTGCCACAGCCCTTTTTGCGCATTGCTTTACCTGCTCCAAGGACATCACCGCCGCCCGCCGGATCGCGGCACGTCTGTCGTCCATGGGAATCGCCGTCTTGCGGTTTGATTTTACCGGTCTTGGGCATTCCGAGGGTGAGTTTGAAAATACCAGTTTCACCTCGAACGTCGATGACCTTATCGCCGCCGACAAGGCGCTCACCGCGCGGGACATGCCGCCCTCCTTGCTGATCGGCCATTCGCTGGGTGGTGCTGCCGCCCTGAAAGCCGCCCCGATGCTGACCGGTATCAAGGCCGTCGTCACAATCGGCGCCCCCTTTGATCCCGGCCATGTCACCCATCATTTCGTCCATGCGATCCCCAAAATCGAAGATCAGGGCGTGGCCGAGGTTGACCTTGGCGGCCGTCCTTTCCGCATCAGCAAAGGCTTTGTCGAAGATATCAGCAAGGCAAATCTGAAGGCCGCGATTGGCAATCTGGGTGCTGCCCTTCTGGTGCTGCACGCCCCCCGCGATGCCACCGTCGGAATCGCAAACGCATCCGATATCTTCATGGCAGCCAAACATCCCAAGAGCTTTGTCACGCTCGACAGTGCCGACCACCTGATCACACAGGCCGCCGACGCCGAATACGCCGCCGATGTGATTGCCGTGTGGGCCAAACACTATCTGCACCTGCCAGAACCCGCACCGCAGGACGCCGCACCGGAAGGCATTTTGCGGGTGTCCGAGGCGGACGCAAACGGCTTCTTGCAGGATATCCAGTCCGGTCCACACCATCTGCTGGCAGATGAGCCTGCAAAACACGGTGGCAGCAACAAAGGGCTTTCGCCCTATGGCCTTGTCTCTGCTGGTCTGGGCGCCTGCACGTCGATGACGATCCGCATGTATGCGCGGCGCAAAGGTTGGCCCTTGACGGGTGTCAGCGTCGATATCAGCCATGCCAAGGAACACGCCGCCGATGCGGCTGATCCAGCGGATCGCAAGGTCGATCACTTTGAGCGCACCATCCGGCTCGAAGGCGATCTGAGTGAAGAACAACGCATCAAGCTGCTTGAGATCGCGGACAAGTGCCCTGTGCATCGCACGCTTGAGCGGTCATCGACCATCACCACCCATCTTGCATGA
- a CDS encoding biotin transporter BioY, with product MALALNDKVLTEAFGPSTGTALRIKQATMVVLGIAFLAIMAKVKVPMWPVPITMGTFAVLTIGATYGPRLGLATIMGYMIIGALGFDVFAGSTAENAGLTYMMGGTGGYLVGYVVATLALGFAARAGWDRSVLMMGVALLIANALIYLPGVAWLSVLYGNGLAWSVEVGMTPFLIGDALKLGLAALLVPGLWKLIGDARS from the coding sequence ATGGCCCTCGCACTCAACGATAAAGTTCTGACCGAGGCGTTCGGCCCGTCGACAGGCACCGCGCTGCGCATCAAACAGGCCACAATGGTGGTTCTGGGGATCGCGTTTCTGGCGATCATGGCGAAAGTGAAAGTGCCAATGTGGCCGGTCCCGATCACCATGGGCACATTTGCGGTGCTGACCATCGGTGCCACCTACGGCCCGCGTTTGGGTCTGGCGACAATCATGGGCTACATGATCATTGGTGCGCTTGGATTTGACGTCTTTGCAGGCTCGACTGCTGAAAATGCTGGCCTGACCTATATGATGGGCGGCACAGGCGGCTATCTGGTGGGCTATGTCGTGGCGACGCTGGCACTCGGCTTTGCAGCGCGTGCCGGTTGGGACCGCTCGGTTCTGATGATGGGCGTTGCATTGCTGATCGCCAATGCGCTGATCTACCTGCCCGGTGTGGCGTGGCTGAGCGTTCTCTATGGAAACGGCCTTGCGTGGTCGGTCGAAGTGGGGATGACACCCTTCCTGATCGGTGATGCGCTCAAGCTGGGCCTTGCAGCGCTGCTTGTTCCCGGCCTGTGGAAGCTGATCGGCGACGCGCGCTCATAA
- a CDS encoding DUF6314 family protein, producing MFAQSDFAGAWRMTRHIDDRFAKQRGVFVGQAILKRHGETVLHYHEAGQLRLDQGPAMRAERNYIWEFAKGHVDVSFADGRPFHRFVPEGHVAGSDHPCGEDYYTVRYDFTNWPEWQAVWSVTGPRKDYTSYTTYIRISDT from the coding sequence ATGTTCGCGCAATCCGATTTTGCAGGTGCTTGGCGCATGACGCGGCATATTGATGACAGGTTTGCCAAGCAGCGGGGCGTTTTCGTTGGTCAGGCGATCCTGAAACGCCATGGGGAGACGGTGTTGCATTACCATGAGGCAGGACAGCTACGGTTAGATCAGGGACCTGCGATGCGCGCAGAACGCAACTATATCTGGGAGTTTGCCAAAGGACATGTTGATGTGTCTTTTGCCGATGGCCGCCCGTTTCATCGGTTTGTGCCAGAGGGCCATGTCGCGGGCTCTGATCATCCTTGTGGAGAGGATTATTATACAGTGCGTTATGACTTTACCAATTGGCCCGAATGGCAAGCCGTTTGGTCCGTGACAGGGCCGCGCAAGGACTACACATCTTACACCACATACATAAGAATTTCTGACACATAG